The stretch of DNA AGTTGAACGGCGACATCTGGCCGTACACCTCCGGGGCCTCCCAATACGTGCGCTCCTCCCCCTGGAAGCCGAAGGGCGTGAGGGTGCGGTTGTAAGCGCCGCTGCGCGCAATGCCTGCTTTAAATATGTTAGTGTGAGCCAGCAGGTTGGCCGTCATAAAGGCCCCGTAGCTGTGGCCCATTACCGCCACGCGTTTGGTGTCTACTACACCCAGGCGGGCACCTTCATCAATAGCGGCTTTAGCCGAGGCCGTGAGCTGCTCCACGTAGGTGTCATTGGGTTCCTTAGTGCCTTCGCCCACAATCGGAATGCTGGTGCCCTGCAGCACGGCGTAGCCCTGCGTTACCCAGAACACGGGGGAGCCCCAGCTTAGGCGCGTGAAAGTGTAAGGCGAGCCTTTCACCTGGCCGGCGTCTTTCTTGTCCTTAAACTCTACGGGGTAGGCCTCCATCAGTGTGGGCAGGGGGCCGTCTTCCTTCTTGTAGTTCGGGGGCAGATAGAGGTTGGCGGTTAGCTCTACGCCATCGGCGCGCTTGTATTTTAACACCTGCTTCTGCAGGTTGCCTAAGCTGGCGTAAGGGTTACTAAACTTGGTAAGGGGCGTAACCTTGGTGCTGCGAGCGTCACGCAGTACGTAGTTGGGCGCCTCCTGCACCGACTCGCGCCGGGTTACGAACTGATGCTTATTCAGGTCAAGCAAAGCTACGGGCACTTCGTAATACGGGGCCTCAGAGCGCCACCAGCGCTGGCTTTTTTTTGGTGCGCACGTTTAGCTCGTCCACAAAGGGCCGGTCGCCCTCAGGAGAGGCGCCGTTGCCCAGCAGATACACCGTTTCGCTGTTGCCATCGGTAGCCAGCACGTAGCGGCCCAAGGTGTTGCGCTGCAGGTAGGGCGAGCCGGGGTCGGCGTAGGTATCCTGAGTAGAGCGGTCGAAGAGGGGGGCCAGAGACGTTTTGGTGGCTAAGTCCAGGGTCCAGATGGTCTCGTGACGGTCTGACCAGCGGCCGCCTTCCACCAGCGCCAACTTATCGGAACCCCAGTAAATATTCTGGAAGCGGAGCGGTAGGGCCGCCAACTCCTGCGGCTGCCCGTCAAAGGGAGCCGGCAGGGCATAAATCCGGTCCCGGATGTCGGCGGTAGTTTTAGGGTCGCCACCGTCCTGAGCTTCCACCCAAAACACGGTGTTCGGCGCATCCTCGCGCCAGCCGTGGCGGCGTTGCCCGGTGGGCACTGCATCAAAGCTGGTGGGCACGTTATCGGCCAGGGGCAGCTCAGCCAGCTCCTTCACTACTAATCCTTCCAGGTTCAGAATTTCTACCCGCATGGGGAAGCTGCTCACCGGCAGAGTGTAGGAATAGGGGCGGTGGCGCTTTTTCACCAGAATGTAGCGGCCATTGGGCGAGGGCAATGCCTGCTGCACAATACCCGGCTGGCCCAGCGGAGCCATCCGGCCATCAAGACCCACTTTTACTACCTGGGCCAGGCCGTAATAATCAAACAAGCGCTCATCAACGGGTGAGTGCAGCAGATCCTGGTAGGTGCGGGCGCCGGCGGCTCTACCAACGTTCTCCTGAATTACCGGGCCGGCAGGTGCCACCGTAGTGCTGGGTGCCTCGCCGCGGCCACCCACTACAGCCCGGGCAATAATGGTTTTGCTGTCCGAAGTCCACTCGTAGCTGGAGCCGAAGATGCCATTCAAAAACAGGTTGGGCACCAGGCGGGCCGAGGCCGTGGCCACATCCACCAGCCAAAGCTCAATGTGGTTATCGGTGGTGTGGGTGAAAGCAATTTTGGTGTTGTCCGGCGACCATTGCACCTCGCTGATGCGGGCTTTAGCTGGCAGACCCTGCACCAGCAGCTCCTTGCCCTCGGGCAGGCGGCGCAGGCGCAGGTTAGTAGAGTAGCTCACCCGGCTGTTTCCGTTGGTGCGCGGGTTTATGCGCAAGCCCGCCAGCCGCAGCTCCGGCTGCGCCACATCGGCAATGGCAGGCATGGCCTGCACATCCTGCAGCAGCATCCACTGACCATTAGAGGAAAAGCTCACCCGCGGAATTGGGGCCGCATCTACCAGGGTGGCAATGGCTCGGGGTGGCATCTGATAGGGCAGCTCCTGGGCGTGGGCTAAACCACAAAGAGCACTGCTTAACGCCACAGTGAGGAGAGGTATTTTCATAAAGTCAATTCAGGAAGCAAGCGAGAATTATATACAAATGACGGAACATTGCCCCAAATTTTCTACTAATACTTGCAACCTATCAGCCAGTTGCGGCCCGAATACTGGGCCAGGGCTATACACCCTGAATGCAAAAAAGCCTTTCTCACCGGAGAAAGGCTTTTTGCTGAGGTATTTCTGGGTTGGGCTAGTGGTTGATGGGCGCCTCAATTACAATGAATTGGCTCTCGGCTTCGCACTGAATGTTAAGGTGGCTGGTTTCCCACAGGCCTATGCTTTCCCGACGGTTAACGGCTTGGCCGTTCACCGTCAGCTGCCCATCCATCACGAAGATAAATATGCCCTTGTTGAGTGGGTTTAGCGAATATTCCAGTGTTTGGCCCGCCTCATAGTATCCCAAAGAGAGCTTAGCGTTCTGGTTGATCCAGCAGTGTGCGGTGCCCTCCTCATTGCTGACCACGGTGGTGAGCTGGTTGCGGCGCTTCTCCTGCGGGAAATGGCGGCGCTGGTAACGGGGCGTTACGTTTTGCAGCTTGGGCTCAATCCAGATCTGCAGGAAGTTCACCTCATCGTCGCCTACGTTGTGCTCCTCGTGGCGTAGGCCACTGCCAGCACTCATAATCTGCACCCAGTCTTTGTGCACCACTTCCTTGTAGCCAAGGGAGTCGAGGTGGTTCATGCTGCCGGCCAGCATAATGGAAATGATTTCCATGTTGGCGTGGGCGTGCAGGCCAAACCCGTTGCCGGGCTGCACAAAGTCATCGTTGAACACGCGCAGCAGCCCGAAGCCGGAACGCTCGGGATTGGCATAGGGGCCGAAGCTCAGCGAGAAGTTGCTTTGCAGCCAACCAATGTCTTTGAGGCCCCGGTCGGCGGCGGAAGTGATGCGGAAGGGCATAGTTTAGGCAGGTAAGTGTTGGTTGAAAGCAATATCAGCGTGGTGCTTGCGGGCACGCGGCGCTTTCTCGCGGCTCAGGAAGGGCTCTTCCAGCAGCTCGGCCTCGCCCATGTAGCCCAGCGCAATAATCACCACGGGCTGCAGGCCTTCGGGCAGCTGAAATACCTCGGTGGTCTTGGCACGGTCGAAGCCGCCCATGAAGTGGCCGTACAAGTCCAGAGCTGTGGCCTCGGTGATAAGGTTAGCGTTGGCCATGCCCACATCGTGCAGGGCGGCGCCGTTAGGCGTGCCGTTGTCGTAGTGGGTTTTGGCCAGAGACAGAATCAGGACGGGCGCGTTCTTGGCCCAGGGCTGGTTGCCCGGCAGCAGGCAGTCTACCAATTTCTGGAAGGTTTCCTCATCGGAGCGGTGGGCGTAGATGTAGCGCCAGGGCTGCTCGTTCATGGCGCTGGCAGCCCAGGAGGCGGCCTCAAATACCTGGTTCAGGATTTCCTGATCTACTGGTTTGTTGGCGAAGGAGCGAGGGCTCCAGCGCTTGCGGATGTTCTCTTGAACAGGATAAACTGTGGTGGCGTCTTTCATGGGTAAAAAGGCATTCCGGGGCTCTGGCCTGATAGGCCAGGGCCGAAATGTTGAGAGTAAAATCAGTAAAAAACACTGGGCTGCTGCACAGTGGTATCATCACCCGCAAGCGGGGACAAATGTTTAGCCCATGGCTAAAGCTGGTCTCAGCACCAAACCAGAAGCAGCGGTTTATCGAAGCTCCATAGGTACTTCCATCAGCAGCAGGCGGGTGTCGGTGTCGCCTTTTACGGTGAAGGAAGCGGTATCCCATACCCCAAAGCCGTCGCGGCGGTGCAGGGCCTGACCGGCCACCGTGGCGTCGCCTTCCAGCACAAATACATACACGCCGTTGCCGGGCTTCTTCACCTGGTACTCGGCCACAAAACCGGCGTCGAAGTCGGCCAGATGGAACCAAGCATCCTGATGAATCCATACGCCCGCATCATCGGAGTTGGGGGAGAGCACCTGCTGGAACTGGTTATGGCGGTTAGCGGCCTCAAAGGCCTGCTGGTCGTAGCGCGGCTGCACGTTGCGCTTGTTGGGGAACACCCAGATCTGCAGGAATTTTACCTGTTCAGTCTGACTGTGGTTTTTCTCGCTGTGCGCAATGCCGGTGCCGGCACTCATCACCTGCACATCGCCGTGACGGATGATGCCGTGGTTGCCGGCGTTGTCCTTGTGCTCCAGCGTGCCCTCCAGCGGAATGCTGATGATTTCCATGTTGTCGTGGGGGTGGGTACCAAAGCCCATGCCCGCCGCCACGGTATCATCGTTCAGCACGCGCAGCACGCCAAAGTGTACCCGCTGGGGGTTATTATAGCCGGCGAAGCTGAACGTATGGTAGGAATTAAGCCAACCGTGGCTGGCGTGTCCGCGCGTGTTGGCGGTATGAAGGAGCGTTTGCATATCGAGTTAAAAAGTGGCCTAAGCCAGTAAGGATGAATCAAAGATACAGCTAATATATGTACATACATAGGTTTGATGTCAGAAGTTCGCCTTTTCGCTATATATATTTATGGGAGGCCTGGCTGGGCCCTACCAGTCCCCGCAATTGATTTATGCACAGTAATGTAAGGAGAGAGAATGGGACTGAGGTAAGCAGCAGGCATACAAGCGGAGACGTTAGATTTGCCTTTCGAAGTGCACTTTGCCACCCGACTGGCCTATGGAATTTCCCGTTGCTCCCGTTGTATCGCGCCTGGCGCCCACACCCAGCGGCTTTTTGCACTTGGGCAACGCTGTCAACTTTACGTTAACCTGGCTGCTGGTGCGCCGGGCGGGCGGGCAGCTGCATCTGCGCATTGATGACCTGGACCGCACCCGGTTCCGGCCGGCGTACCTGGAGAACATCTTCCGCACCCTGGAGTGGCTCGGTCTCGACTACGACCTTGGCCCTGCCGGCCCCGATGAGTTCGAGCGGCACTACTCGCAGCGCCACTTTCTAGGCCAGTACGAGGCTGCGCTGCAGACCGCCTTGGCTGCTCACCCTGGCTTGTTCTACCCCTGCCGCTGCTCCCGCACTGAACTGGCCCGTCAAGCCCTGCCTGATGGCCGCTACCCTGGCACCTGCCGCCCCCTATTACTGCCCGCTACTACCCCCGACACGGCCTGGCGTGCCCACGTGCCGGAAGCCACCCCAATCACCTTCTCCGACCTTTGGCAAGGCCCCGTAGCCGTGCCGCTAGGCCAGGTGCTGGGCGACTTTGTGGTACGCAAGAAGGATGGTGCAGCCGCCTACCAGGTAGCCTCAGTGTTGGATGATGTGCGGTTGGGCGTCACCTGCATCGTGCGGGGGCTGGATTTGCTGCCCAGCACGGCTGCTCAGCTCTGGCTAAGTCAGTATCTGCCGCAGGCGCAGCAGTTCTGCCAGGTGCAGTTTCTGCACCACGGCCTGCTGCTAAATGCGCAGGGCCAGAAGCTATCCAAGTCGACCCAGGCGGGACAGCAGCGAGGCATAGTAGAGGAAGCCAGCGGACCGCAAGTAGTATATGGTGCAGTTGCCCGTTTGCTAGGCCTGGCGGCGGAAGCGGCGGAGTCGTTGGAGAAACTGCAAACGGCTTTTAAACAGGTGTGAAGCTGATGCGGCCACGCCCAGTTGATGCCTTGTAGTAGCCTAGGGCGCAGCGTTACCGCACTTCTTTTTTGAATTCCTCGGCCCAATGGTCGGCGAGGCGGGTGGGCTCGGGGAGCTTATAACCGCGCAGGCAAGCCAGCGTGAGGCGGGTGGCGGTGGCCTGGTCGCAGCGGTGACCCGGGCTCACAAACAGCGGATTTACTTTGTCTTTGCTGCGGATTACTTCGCCCAGCAGGTCGCCGTTTTTATCTGTCAGGGGCGAAATGCTGCCTTTAGTGAGGCCAGGCTCTACGTAGTTCCCGGTAAGCTTTTGCTTGGCCACCCCGAAAGTAGGTTTATCAAGCAGCACGCCCAGGTGCGCGGCAATGCCCATGCGGCGTGGGTGCGCAATGCCGTGGCCATCTACCATTATCACATCGGGCTTTTGCTGCAGCTTCTCGTAGGCCATTATCACATTGGGCGCTTCGCGGAAGGAAAGCAGCCCCGGAATGTAAGGCAGCTCCACCACGCTGGTAGAGTAGACTTTCTCCACGATTTCCAGCGTCGGGAAACGCAGCAGCACGAACACCGACAGGATGGTTTCGGGCGTGGGAAACGACGAGTCGCAGCCGGCAATGAGGGTGGGCTCAGCAGCCAGGGGCTCCTGGCGCACACGACTGCGCATGTCCTCCTGCAGGCGCGTGAGGTCTCTAACGATGGTGGGGTCGGCGGGAGGAGTGTACGGGCGGAAGTACGGCATAGCAGATCGGAAGGAGGGGAGTTGACGTGTACTCCCGGAAGGCCGGCTGGGTTCTCGTGTTTGTGTAGAGTGTTTTGTTCTGGCGGGCGGGACCTCACCCCCGGCCCCTCTCCTCAGGGAGAGGGGAGCCACGGAGACAATGAGCATTCGACCATTAGTAATCAACAATGCTGCCTTAGGTACTGCGTACACTCAGCATATGCGCCAGGTTCTGTTTCGTCAGGCTCCCCTCTCCCTGAGGAGAGGGGCCGGGGGTGAGGTCCCGCCCGCCAGAACTACCGCTAGGCCACTCCGCGTAGCAGCCGCGCGTTAACCCCGGCTCCGGCGGCTACGTTAGTGGCCTACATGCTTCTTGCACTCTCCCTGTCATGAACAAACCCGAGCAACCCGCCCATACCGGCAGCGGCCCGTTATTTGAACGCCGCTACTGGATTGATGTGCAGCATCCGCGCCAAGCAGCGCCGGAGCTGTTCAACCACGTCAAAGACAACATTCCGGAGTTCTCGCCTGATCTGCTGGCCGACTTTAAAAAACAGAAAGGCCAGGAGCATGAGCTCAACGTGGATGACGAGTTTCGCATCAAGATTCTAGGGCCCTGGAACGGCGATGTGCGCGTATCTGAGATTGGGGCCGACTATTTTGAGCTGGTGACGCTGGAGAGCCACCCCGAGGCGGGCCGCATTCGGTTCACGCTGTGCCCGCACCCTTCGCTACCTAATACCATTCGCTTTGAGATTCACTCCTGGGCCCGCTCCCGCGACGGCCTCGTGGCCTTCACCTATGACACCCTGGGCATGGGCAAGCGCGTGCAGCAGCAAACCTGGGAAACTTTCTGCCAGCGGGTGGGCGAGAAGTGCGGTGGCCTCCTGCTGGGCCCGGTGCATGTAGAAACAGTAAAGCAATCTGCTTCGGAAACCAACGTCTCGCGCGATGCCTAACTCAGTGCCACTGTATGAGCGCCAGAAAGCCCGCCTGGAAGCCTACGCCAACGCCGACATTAATTTCGACCTTGACCAGGCCACCGACTATACCCCCGAGCATGGCTGGCGCGTAGATGATTACGAAACGGAGTTGCCCCCTGAGCAGCCCGGCCCGCCGGCTGCGCAAGGCTCCTGGGCGGCAGCCCGCGAGGTGCTGCGCAACTACACCTTTCCACCGCCGGGCCTTATCACGGGTATCTTTCTGCCCGATCAGCCCCTGGAACAGCGCGTGATGGTGCTGCGGGGGCAGTTCCTATTCTTTACATTTTGGTTTGGGGTGCGCATTGGGAGCGTCACGGATGAACAGCGCACCCTGCCCAACGGCGAAACCGAGCAGGTGTGGGGCTACAACTACCGCACCCTGGAAGGCCATTTTGAGCGCGGACAAATTGACTTCACCATCCACAAAAACCTCACAACGGGCCGGGTGCTGTTTCACATTCACGCCTTCTCCCAAACCGGCCGCATTCGCAACCCTTTCTACTGGATTGGCTTCCGGCTGTTTGGGCGCATGCTCCAGAAACGGTTCTCGCGGCAGTCGATGAAGCGGCTGCGGGCTCAGGTAGAGGAGATGCTGCAGAATGGCTGGCAGAAGCCCAGCGCCCAAGAGGCGCCACCCGTGCAGCAAGCCACCACCCAGCACGATGCCCAGGCGCAAATGGACAAAGCTACCTCCTAGGCCACTTGTGCGCTACCGCAGGCGGGCATAGAGCCCAATGCCCAGCACCACCAGCGCCATGCCCAGCCAGCTGATGAGTGAAGGCAAAGGCGCACTCAGCAGCGTAACCTCCAGGGCCACTGTGGCCAGCAGCTCCACCGACTGCGTAGCCTCCACAGCCCCAAGCAAGGGCGCATTGTTGCCCACCAGTGCCAAGGCGTAATAGAACAAGCTGGTAGCCAATACCCCGGCCAGCACGGCAATAATGAAGGTGTAGCGCCACTGATCCGGCGTAGGGCCCGTACCCGTGGCTAGCCCTATCCCCGACAGCACTGCCCAGAACGGCAAGCTCCCCAGGGTAAGCCCCAGCACCATCTGGCCCGCATTCAATCGGATGGGCTGCGTTTCCAGGAATACCAGAATTTTGCGGTTGGCCAGCGGGTAAAGGAAGGTGGCAATTACCGTGAGGCCAAACCCCAGCAGCGCGCCCCCGGAAAAGCCCTGACGGAGGTTATCGGCCTGCATGAGCACAATGCCAATCACCACCAACGACGCCATGCGCAGGGCCCGGAAGTTGAGCGGGGCGCGGTGGTCGTGGTACACGAAGGGCGTAATCAACAGGCCCGAAAGCAACACCAGCTGAAACGAGCCAGCCACTAGCCAGGCCGGGCTATACTGGGCCGCCACGGCCACCAGCGAGTAAAATATGCCAATCCCAACAGTGCCCCACAGCACCCACGTACGCCAGGTGCCGCGCCAGAAATGCCAGA from Hymenobacter taeanensis encodes:
- a CDS encoding nitroreductase family protein, translated to MKDATTVYPVQENIRKRWSPRSFANKPVDQEILNQVFEAASWAASAMNEQPWRYIYAHRSDEETFQKLVDCLLPGNQPWAKNAPVLILSLAKTHYDNGTPNGAALHDVGMANANLITEATALDLYGHFMGGFDRAKTTEVFQLPEGLQPVVIIALGYMGEAELLEEPFLSREKAPRARKHHADIAFNQHLPA
- a CDS encoding multidrug resistance efflux transporter family protein, producing the protein MTASAPSTTAPNAWRAIVLGTLGACFFSSTFLLNRLMATSGGPWVWTAVLRYSYMAVLLTGWLLVRGQWLAFWHFWRGTWRTWVLWGTVGIGIFYSLVAVAAQYSPAWLVAGSFQLVLLSGLLITPFVYHDHRAPLNFRALRMASLVVIGIVLMQADNLRQGFSGGALLGFGLTVIATFLYPLANRKILVFLETQPIRLNAGQMVLGLTLGSLPFWAVLSGIGLATGTGPTPDQWRYTFIIAVLAGVLATSLFYYALALVGNNAPLLGAVEATQSVELLATVALEVTLLSAPLPSLISWLGMALVVLGIGLYARLR
- a CDS encoding DUF1990 domain-containing protein, which codes for MPNSVPLYERQKARLEAYANADINFDLDQATDYTPEHGWRVDDYETELPPEQPGPPAAQGSWAAAREVLRNYTFPPPGLITGIFLPDQPLEQRVMVLRGQFLFFTFWFGVRIGSVTDEQRTLPNGETEQVWGYNYRTLEGHFERGQIDFTIHKNLTTGRVLFHIHAFSQTGRIRNPFYWIGFRLFGRMLQKRFSRQSMKRLRAQVEEMLQNGWQKPSAQEAPPVQQATTQHDAQAQMDKATS
- a CDS encoding alpha/beta hydrolase family protein translates to MLDLNKHQFVTRRESVQEAPNYVLRDARSTKVTPLTKFSNPYASLGNLQKQVLKYKRADGVELTANLYLPPNYKKEDGPLPTLMEAYPVEFKDKKDAGQVKGSPYTFTRLSWGSPVFWVTQGYAVLQGTSIPIVGEGTKEPNDTYVEQLTASAKAAIDEGARLGVVDTKRVAVMGHSYGAFMTANLLAHTNIFKAGIARSGAYNRTLTPFGFQGEERTYWEAPEVYGQMSPFNYANKIKTPILLIHGEADNNSGTFPIQSERFYNALKGHGATVRYVVLPAESHGYAARESIMHMLWEMNSWLDKYVKNPAAPVATPEANNTPVK
- a CDS encoding pirin family protein produces the protein MQTLLHTANTRGHASHGWLNSYHTFSFAGYNNPQRVHFGVLRVLNDDTVAAGMGFGTHPHDNMEIISIPLEGTLEHKDNAGNHGIIRHGDVQVMSAGTGIAHSEKNHSQTEQVKFLQIWVFPNKRNVQPRYDQQAFEAANRHNQFQQVLSPNSDDAGVWIHQDAWFHLADFDAGFVAEYQVKKPGNGVYVFVLEGDATVAGQALHRRDGFGVWDTASFTVKGDTDTRLLLMEVPMELR
- a CDS encoding pirin family protein is translated as MPFRITSAADRGLKDIGWLQSNFSLSFGPYANPERSGFGLLRVFNDDFVQPGNGFGLHAHANMEIISIMLAGSMNHLDSLGYKEVVHKDWVQIMSAGSGLRHEEHNVGDDEVNFLQIWIEPKLQNVTPRYQRRHFPQEKRRNQLTTVVSNEEGTAHCWINQNAKLSLGYYEAGQTLEYSLNPLNKGIFIFVMDGQLTVNGQAVNRRESIGLWETSHLNIQCEAESQFIVIEAPINH
- the nfi gene encoding deoxyribonuclease V (cleaves DNA at apurinic or apyrimidinic sites), with amino-acid sequence MPYFRPYTPPADPTIVRDLTRLQEDMRSRVRQEPLAAEPTLIAGCDSSFPTPETILSVFVLLRFPTLEIVEKVYSTSVVELPYIPGLLSFREAPNVIMAYEKLQQKPDVIMVDGHGIAHPRRMGIAAHLGVLLDKPTFGVAKQKLTGNYVEPGLTKGSISPLTDKNGDLLGEVIRSKDKVNPLFVSPGHRCDQATATRLTLACLRGYKLPEPTRLADHWAEEFKKEVR
- a CDS encoding glutamate--tRNA ligase family protein, yielding MEFPVAPVVSRLAPTPSGFLHLGNAVNFTLTWLLVRRAGGQLHLRIDDLDRTRFRPAYLENIFRTLEWLGLDYDLGPAGPDEFERHYSQRHFLGQYEAALQTALAAHPGLFYPCRCSRTELARQALPDGRYPGTCRPLLLPATTPDTAWRAHVPEATPITFSDLWQGPVAVPLGQVLGDFVVRKKDGAAAYQVASVLDDVRLGVTCIVRGLDLLPSTAAQLWLSQYLPQAQQFCQVQFLHHGLLLNAQGQKLSKSTQAGQQRGIVEEASGPQVVYGAVARLLGLAAEAAESLEKLQTAFKQV